In Dermatophilus congolensis, a genomic segment contains:
- a CDS encoding DegV family protein: protein MTVRSTDSPVAGGRSIAVVTDSTAGLSAAEQRQLGVAVVGLHVLENGREITADSEGSFPVVVAAAKTTGTSRPSPGEFLTCYENLASRGVQGIVSVHLSAQLSGTRDAALLAARSASVPVHVIDSAMAGAGLGNAVRRTAPIVAGLSPQEAGEVARGIVRAVADTTSTFFYVHSLENLRKGGRIGAAAAFLGTALSVKPILQLADGHIEPVEKLRTTGRAVSRLVELAVSRARQLLDPVTVTVQHVDATERADLLAEKLTQALITQNIPVTSVSVAPVDEVLAVHVGPGAVGVFVTGTPAEPT from the coding sequence GTGACAGTTCGCAGCACTGACAGCCCAGTGGCCGGCGGCCGCAGCATTGCTGTGGTGACAGATTCCACTGCTGGGCTGTCTGCTGCTGAGCAGAGGCAGTTGGGTGTCGCAGTGGTCGGACTGCACGTCTTGGAAAACGGGCGTGAGATCACCGCAGACAGTGAAGGATCTTTCCCGGTGGTTGTGGCTGCAGCTAAAACCACCGGGACTTCACGTCCTTCACCGGGAGAGTTCCTCACTTGCTACGAGAATTTGGCTTCTCGTGGTGTGCAGGGCATCGTTTCGGTGCATTTGTCGGCCCAGCTATCTGGCACGCGTGACGCAGCGTTGTTGGCCGCGCGGTCGGCATCGGTGCCTGTGCACGTCATTGATAGCGCAATGGCTGGTGCCGGGTTGGGGAACGCGGTACGTCGTACAGCGCCGATTGTCGCTGGGCTATCGCCGCAGGAGGCTGGTGAGGTTGCTCGCGGTATTGTTCGCGCGGTCGCCGATACGACGTCCACATTTTTCTATGTGCATTCTTTGGAGAATCTGCGTAAGGGCGGGCGGATTGGTGCTGCTGCGGCGTTCCTTGGGACAGCGTTGTCAGTGAAACCGATTCTCCAGCTCGCAGACGGACACATCGAGCCCGTGGAGAAACTCAGAACTACTGGACGTGCTGTTTCGCGCCTGGTTGAGTTAGCGGTTTCGCGCGCCAGGCAGCTTCTAGACCCGGTCACGGTGACGGTGCAGCATGTTGATGCCACCGAGCGTGCCGACCTGTTGGCAGAAAAACTCACGCAAGCGTTGATAACGCAGAACATCCCTGTGACTTCGGTGTCGGTAGCGCCTGTGGATGAGGTGTTGGCGGTGCATGTTGGACCTGGGGCGGTTGGGGTATTTGTCACAGGAACGCCCGCAGAGCCCACCTAG
- a CDS encoding helix-hairpin-helix domain-containing protein, whose translation MTVHVAGKVTKPGVVTVPAGSRASQAIAAAGGFARGSDARSINMAKPLSDGEQIIVAALGEAAPAAAVSSPGASTTAAGKVNLNSADQTTLETLPGVGPVMAGKIIKWRTDNGRFTRVEDLNEVSGVGEKTFAKLAQLVTV comes from the coding sequence ATCACGGTCCATGTCGCTGGGAAAGTGACCAAACCGGGGGTCGTCACCGTGCCTGCGGGATCCCGTGCAAGCCAAGCGATTGCGGCTGCAGGTGGTTTCGCACGTGGAAGCGATGCCCGCAGCATCAATATGGCCAAGCCACTCAGCGATGGTGAACAGATCATCGTCGCTGCCCTGGGTGAGGCAGCCCCCGCGGCCGCTGTAAGCAGCCCAGGTGCTTCTACTACCGCTGCAGGCAAAGTGAACCTCAACAGCGCTGACCAAACCACTTTGGAAACCTTGCCTGGTGTTGGCCCTGTGATGGCTGGAAAAATCATTAAATGGCGCACCGATAACGGGCGCTTCACGCGTGTGGAAGACCTTAACGAGGTCTCTGGCGTCGGTGAAAAAACCTTCGCTAAACTTGCCCAACTCGTCACGGTATGA
- a CDS encoding DNA internalization-related competence protein ComEC/Rec2: MRAVASLLLNALRDKREKTSSATELPADLRLFIPAVIAWSVLAAAGPHWSFTIGAALISALLALPAAVFLCRRPTPIARIGTLALIATFVLCATATAHDLRRQAGPIPDLAVTHATAALTGRITEEPRQVPSANGSGALYVALMNVETIEHHALSTPVATPVRIFADHRLTHANWGDTITVRGALRAVPAPDKAVATVSRPNALQVHPSPNPILAVATHVRTGLSQATHALPDDARGLVPAMVLGDRSQQSSSLVEAMRDTGLTHLSAVSGTNVTYVLLGAAFLMRLIGMPRRVRPFLGVAAVALFVVVARPDASVLRAATMGTIGLVGVSASRRGAALPALAAAILVLLGFDPWLARSYGFALSVLATAGIVLFARSWSDEIADELPRFLRWLAPLVAVPLAAQVMCAPVLLLLSPGIQLISIPANVLTAPLVAPVTLGGIFTAAASLVFPSLAALCAWFPGVCALAIAFVAHGLAVVPGGTVPWPAGGWGAGVFAVLTVVALFTAPAWRRLLEVVCRHGVFAGASLFVALFAVCVPLPGGQGAQGWKFAACDVGQGDALVVRGDDHASTVLVDTGRDPWLIDACLDALGVQHLAAVVLTHYDSDHVAGLSGVVAGRKVERLVVSAAAEARGRPAQITRIAQSAQIPVEKWVMGSEGVWGGLRLRTVWPRSEHSASSNDGSLVLTAEAGGMRVLLLGDAEELATAAVRRALEGSGQLGSFDVVKVSHHGSAHVAAGLYSDLRAVVAVISVGRRTLMGIQLRR; this comes from the coding sequence ATGAGGGCGGTTGCCAGCCTGCTTCTTAACGCACTGCGTGATAAGCGCGAAAAAACCTCCTCGGCCACTGAACTTCCTGCTGACCTGCGCCTTTTTATCCCCGCAGTGATCGCGTGGAGCGTACTAGCTGCGGCTGGGCCGCATTGGAGTTTCACCATTGGGGCAGCACTGATCAGTGCGCTGCTCGCTTTGCCCGCTGCTGTATTTCTCTGCCGGCGCCCCACCCCCATCGCGCGCATCGGCACTTTGGCTCTCATTGCCACGTTTGTTCTGTGCGCCACCGCCACCGCGCATGATCTGCGTAGGCAAGCTGGCCCCATCCCCGATCTTGCAGTAACACACGCCACTGCCGCCCTGACTGGACGTATCACCGAAGAACCACGACAAGTCCCCTCCGCGAACGGCTCGGGAGCACTGTATGTCGCCTTAATGAACGTCGAAACAATCGAACATCATGCGCTGAGCACTCCGGTAGCTACACCGGTGCGGATTTTCGCTGATCACCGCCTCACTCACGCAAACTGGGGTGACACCATTACGGTGCGTGGAGCGCTACGGGCAGTCCCTGCGCCAGATAAAGCCGTCGCCACCGTGAGCCGCCCCAACGCACTACAGGTACACCCATCACCGAACCCGATCTTGGCCGTGGCCACGCACGTCCGAACTGGGCTCAGTCAGGCCACTCACGCTCTGCCTGACGATGCTCGCGGATTGGTTCCGGCGATGGTTCTAGGTGATCGTTCACAACAGTCTTCTTCTCTGGTCGAGGCGATGCGCGACACCGGCTTGACCCACTTGAGTGCAGTGTCGGGCACGAACGTGACGTATGTACTCCTTGGTGCTGCTTTCTTGATGCGGCTGATCGGAATGCCGCGGCGGGTCCGGCCTTTTCTTGGCGTGGCCGCAGTCGCTCTTTTCGTGGTTGTGGCTCGCCCAGATGCAAGTGTGCTGCGCGCGGCAACGATGGGGACTATTGGTCTGGTTGGTGTTAGCGCTTCACGTCGCGGTGCTGCGTTGCCTGCTTTGGCCGCCGCCATTCTGGTGCTTCTGGGTTTCGATCCGTGGTTGGCCCGTAGCTATGGGTTTGCGCTTTCGGTGTTGGCCACGGCGGGAATTGTCCTGTTTGCGCGCTCGTGGTCTGACGAGATCGCAGATGAGCTCCCGAGATTTTTGCGTTGGCTGGCTCCCCTTGTGGCTGTTCCGTTGGCTGCACAGGTGATGTGTGCTCCGGTGTTGCTTCTCCTGAGCCCAGGGATTCAGCTGATTTCTATCCCGGCCAACGTACTCACCGCTCCTTTGGTTGCCCCGGTCACTCTGGGTGGGATTTTCACGGCTGCTGCCTCGTTGGTGTTTCCGTCGCTGGCGGCATTGTGTGCGTGGTTCCCGGGGGTGTGCGCGTTGGCGATTGCGTTTGTGGCGCATGGGTTGGCGGTCGTTCCTGGTGGAACAGTGCCGTGGCCGGCAGGGGGGTGGGGAGCTGGTGTGTTTGCGGTGCTCACTGTGGTGGCGTTGTTCACGGCTCCGGCGTGGCGGCGACTTTTGGAGGTTGTGTGTCGTCATGGCGTTTTTGCTGGTGCAAGCTTGTTTGTTGCTTTGTTCGCGGTGTGTGTTCCGTTGCCTGGTGGGCAGGGGGCTCAAGGGTGGAAATTCGCTGCCTGTGATGTGGGGCAGGGGGATGCGTTGGTTGTGCGTGGTGATGATCATGCGTCAACTGTTTTGGTTGATACCGGTCGTGATCCGTGGTTGATTGATGCCTGTCTTGATGCGTTGGGTGTGCAGCATTTGGCGGCGGTGGTGTTGACCCATTACGACTCGGATCACGTTGCGGGGCTTTCGGGTGTGGTTGCTGGCCGGAAGGTGGAGCGGCTGGTTGTTTCTGCTGCGGCTGAGGCGCGGGGGCGTCCTGCTCAGATCACTCGGATCGCGCAAAGTGCGCAGATCCCGGTGGAGAAGTGGGTGATGGGTAGTGAGGGTGTGTGGGGTGGGCTTCGTTTGCGGACTGTGTGGCCGCGTAGTGAGCACAGCGCTAGTTCTAATGACGGCTCTTTGGTTCTTACTGCTGAAGCTGGTGGGATGCGGGTGTTGTTGTTGGGGGATGCTGAAGAGTTAGCTACTGCTGCTGTGCGTCGTGCTCTTGAGGGTAGTGGGCAGTTAGGCAGTTTTGATGTGGTGAAGGTGTCGCATCATGGGTCGGCGCATGTTGCTGCAGGGTTGTATAGCGATCTGCGGGCGGTAGTTGCGGTTATTAGTGTGGGGCGCAGAACACTTATGGGCATCCAGCTCCGTCGGTGA
- a CDS encoding LysR family transcriptional regulator, with protein sequence MIDIAGFRVMRAIADAGSFTSAAASLGYSQPAISQMVRRLEQRTGTTLVERVGRTVRLTEAGEVLARHATAILTALEQAEDEISAIAGLESGRVRLMAFPSASAAIVPAALAQLRETYPGITVTFTEGEPPQALAALRAGECDIALVFAYDGAGLPAAEDNLETLHAIELFDDPVHVALPRQHPLTSNPVVNLADLTNEDWIAGCPRCRGHLLDSCNLAGFRPRVTYETEDYMAVLGFVGAGLGAALIPALNLSKAIHPDVAIRDITPQSHRTVYAVTTPDLFRVPAVATTLHALTDSAEHAHTSPEIPATLMI encoded by the coding sequence ATGATCGATATCGCCGGTTTCCGAGTCATGCGCGCCATCGCCGACGCCGGAAGCTTCACCTCCGCCGCTGCCTCCCTGGGCTACTCCCAACCTGCGATCTCACAAATGGTGCGCCGACTCGAACAACGCACCGGAACCACCCTCGTTGAACGTGTAGGCCGCACCGTACGACTCACCGAAGCAGGCGAAGTCCTGGCCCGCCACGCCACAGCCATACTCACCGCACTCGAACAAGCCGAAGACGAAATATCAGCCATCGCCGGACTCGAATCAGGACGAGTACGCCTCATGGCCTTCCCGTCGGCATCGGCCGCCATTGTCCCGGCCGCCCTAGCGCAACTACGCGAAACCTACCCCGGCATCACAGTCACCTTCACCGAAGGCGAACCCCCGCAAGCATTAGCCGCCCTGCGTGCCGGTGAATGCGACATCGCTTTAGTCTTCGCCTACGACGGAGCCGGGCTACCCGCAGCCGAGGACAACCTCGAAACACTCCACGCCATCGAGCTATTCGACGACCCCGTACACGTCGCACTCCCCCGCCAACACCCCCTCACCAGCAATCCCGTAGTCAATCTCGCCGACCTCACCAATGAAGACTGGATCGCCGGCTGCCCCCGCTGCCGCGGCCACCTCCTGGACTCTTGCAACCTGGCCGGATTCCGTCCCCGCGTCACCTACGAAACCGAGGACTACATGGCCGTACTCGGGTTCGTCGGCGCCGGGCTCGGCGCCGCCCTCATTCCCGCTCTGAACCTCTCCAAAGCCATCCACCCCGACGTAGCCATCCGCGACATCACCCCCCAAAGTCACCGCACCGTCTACGCCGTCACCACACCCGATCTCTTCCGCGTCCCCGCCGTCGCCACCACCCTCCACGCCCTCACCGACAGCGCAGAACACGCACACACATCACCAGAAATCCCCGCCACTCTCATGATCTAA
- the lexA gene encoding transcriptional repressor LexA, which produces MSEIHEIAAQQRPGLTARQRKVLQVIRVCVESRGYPPSLREIGDAAGLTSPSSVSHQLSALERKGYLRRDPHRPRAIEILIDTDLDLPDRKESRPDSTEPPTPEISGTDLHPEATYVPILGRIAAGTPIPAEEALEDVFPLPRQLVGEGELFLLQVFGDSMVDAAICDKDWVVVRRQPTASNGEIIAAMLDSEATVKTLKINPDGSRWLMPHNPAYNPIDATGATILGKVTAVIRRL; this is translated from the coding sequence ATGTCCGAGATCCATGAAATCGCCGCTCAACAACGCCCCGGACTCACTGCACGGCAACGTAAAGTTCTCCAGGTCATACGCGTCTGCGTTGAATCCCGCGGATATCCGCCCAGCCTGCGCGAAATCGGCGATGCCGCAGGACTGACCTCACCCAGCAGCGTCTCCCACCAGCTCTCCGCCCTCGAACGCAAGGGCTACCTACGCCGCGACCCCCACCGCCCCCGCGCCATCGAAATACTCATCGACACCGACCTAGACCTCCCCGACCGCAAAGAGTCCCGTCCCGACTCCACAGAACCCCCCACGCCAGAAATAAGTGGCACCGATCTGCACCCCGAAGCCACCTACGTGCCCATCCTTGGCCGTATCGCAGCTGGCACCCCCATACCCGCAGAAGAAGCACTCGAAGACGTCTTTCCTCTACCGCGCCAACTCGTCGGTGAAGGAGAACTTTTCCTCCTACAAGTCTTCGGTGACTCCATGGTCGACGCCGCCATCTGCGACAAAGACTGGGTCGTCGTCCGCCGCCAACCCACCGCTAGCAACGGCGAAATCATCGCAGCCATGCTCGACTCCGAAGCAACAGTCAAAACCCTAAAAATCAACCCCGACGGCTCCCGCTGGCTCATGCCGCACAACCCCGCTTACAACCCCATCGACGCCACCGGCGCCACCATCCTCGGGAAAGTCACCGCAGTCATCCGACGCCTGTGA
- a CDS encoding LysM peptidoglycan-binding domain-containing protein — translation MTGRNMLHAVSPGGDQADLRGHGEASGRATVVGEGLATVISFPESRRGEVSPVWSISTGRLMVALGVVFVVSLVVFMVCAGPDQVGIVMDRMVTVTENQSTLADIAREHLPQLPSGDAVMILQQINDLADVHVSVGQRLWIPRML, via the coding sequence ATGACTGGTCGCAATATGTTGCATGCGGTATCACCTGGCGGGGATCAAGCTGACCTGCGGGGGCATGGTGAAGCCAGCGGTAGGGCCACAGTTGTAGGTGAGGGGTTGGCGACGGTCATTTCTTTCCCAGAATCGAGGCGGGGAGAAGTAAGCCCGGTGTGGTCGATATCTACAGGCCGTTTAATGGTGGCTTTGGGGGTGGTGTTTGTGGTGTCGCTTGTCGTCTTTATGGTGTGCGCCGGCCCTGATCAGGTGGGGATTGTGATGGATCGCATGGTGACCGTTACGGAGAACCAGTCGACGCTGGCAGATATTGCCCGGGAGCATCTGCCGCAGCTTCCCTCTGGTGATGCGGTGATGATCCTGCAGCAGATCAATGATTTGGCTGATGTGCATGTGAGTGTGGGGCAGCGTTTGTGGATTCCGCGCATGCTGTGA
- the nrdR gene encoding transcriptional regulator NrdR: protein MHCPFCRHDDSRVIDSRAIDDGSGIRRRRECPSCGRRFTTLETSALAVRKRSGASEPFSRGKIVTGVRKACQGRPVSDDDLALLAQHVEENIRMRGAAEVDAHAIGLAILEPLQALDVVAYLRFASVYQDFERLEDFEAAIARLRQPQDENGVITDDGDPPGSG from the coding sequence GTGCACTGCCCATTTTGTCGTCACGACGACAGTCGAGTCATCGACAGTCGCGCGATTGACGACGGATCGGGCATCCGGCGCAGAAGAGAGTGCCCTTCCTGCGGCAGACGTTTCACAACCCTGGAAACCTCCGCACTAGCAGTACGGAAACGTTCCGGTGCAAGTGAGCCCTTCAGCCGCGGAAAAATTGTCACTGGGGTGCGCAAAGCATGCCAAGGTAGACCCGTCTCGGACGACGACCTGGCATTACTTGCCCAACACGTAGAAGAAAACATCAGGATGCGCGGCGCCGCTGAGGTCGACGCGCACGCCATCGGACTGGCAATCCTTGAACCACTACAAGCCCTCGACGTTGTCGCCTACCTAAGGTTCGCCAGCGTCTATCAAGATTTCGAGCGTCTCGAAGATTTCGAGGCTGCGATCGCCCGTCTGCGCCAACCTCAGGACGAGAACGGCGTCATTACCGACGACGGAGACCCACCCGGCAGCGGGTAA
- a CDS encoding vitamin B12-dependent ribonucleotide reductase, with the protein MSETTDTMAESDNAGRQGITVARIFTTPGVHPYEEVTWEKRDVVQTNWKTGETIFEQHGVEFPDFWSMNASTIVTTKYFRGAVGTPTRESSLKTLIDRVVMTYVTAGKKHGYFATDEDATIFEHELTYALVHQIFSFNSPVWFNVGTASPQQVSACFILSVEDSMESILNWYREEGFIFKGGSGAGLNLSRIRSSKELLSSGGTASGPVSFMRGADASAGTIKSGGATRRAAKMVVLDVDHPDIEEFILTKAREEDKVRALRDAGFDMDLGGKDIVSVQYQNANNSVRVDDAFMEAVKNRTTYGLKARMSGEVIEEVDAKSLFDTIAKAAWECADPGLQYDTTINHWHTTPESGRITASNPCSEYMSLDNSSCNLASLNLLKFLREDNTFDVEKFTHIVELVFTAMDISICFADFPTLAIAETTRDFRQLGIGYANLGALLMATGHGYDSDGGRALAAAITSLMTGTAYRRSAELAGIVGPYNGYARNAESHQRVMQMHRDASFTLRTFEPMAQSIHTAANQAWEDVVRIGGEYGYRNAQASVLAPTGTIGFMMDCDTTGIEPDFSLVKFKKLVGGGSMQIVNHTVPRALRSLGYQDEQVEAIVEYIAEHGHVIDAPGLKREHYEVFDCAMGARAIAPMGHVRMMAATQPFLSGAISKTVNLPESATIQDIADVYMAGWELGLKALAVYRDNCKVGQPLSDGGAKKTSTTTDPQPPAEQSAPEKIVEYRAKRTRLPRRRPSTTTSFAVGGAEGYLTASAYADGRPGEVFLKFGKQGSTLAGVMDAFSIAVSIGLQYGVPLETFVEKFSNLRFEPAGMTDDPDIRMAQSIMDYVARRLALDYLDFDTRSAYGIYSAEERARHLETGSYLAENSDEAQESELENYSQTPVWGAKEQHRNTAPVRSSADLMELLQGKIADAPMCMTCGTKMRPAGSCYACEGCGSTSGCS; encoded by the coding sequence ATGAGCGAAACCACCGACACAATGGCTGAATCAGACAACGCAGGCAGGCAAGGAATCACCGTCGCGCGTATCTTCACCACCCCCGGCGTGCACCCCTACGAAGAGGTGACATGGGAAAAACGCGACGTTGTCCAAACAAACTGGAAAACCGGCGAAACAATCTTCGAACAACACGGAGTTGAATTCCCCGACTTCTGGTCAATGAACGCCAGCACCATCGTCACCACAAAATACTTCCGCGGCGCAGTAGGAACACCAACACGTGAATCCTCACTCAAAACACTGATTGACCGAGTCGTCATGACATACGTCACCGCAGGAAAAAAGCACGGCTACTTCGCCACGGATGAAGACGCCACAATCTTCGAACACGAACTCACCTACGCCCTGGTGCACCAAATCTTCAGCTTCAACTCACCAGTCTGGTTCAACGTCGGCACCGCCAGCCCCCAGCAGGTCAGCGCATGCTTCATCCTCTCCGTTGAAGACTCCATGGAATCAATCCTGAACTGGTATCGCGAAGAAGGATTCATTTTCAAAGGCGGCTCCGGCGCAGGACTGAACCTGTCCCGCATCCGCTCCAGCAAAGAACTTCTCTCCTCTGGAGGCACCGCATCAGGGCCAGTGAGCTTCATGCGTGGCGCCGACGCCTCGGCAGGAACTATCAAATCTGGCGGCGCTACCCGACGCGCAGCAAAAATGGTGGTCCTAGATGTCGACCACCCCGACATTGAAGAATTCATCCTCACCAAGGCACGCGAAGAAGATAAAGTCCGCGCCCTGCGCGACGCCGGATTCGACATGGATCTGGGCGGCAAAGACATCGTGTCCGTGCAGTACCAGAACGCCAATAACTCAGTACGCGTCGACGATGCCTTCATGGAAGCAGTCAAAAACCGCACCACCTACGGCCTCAAAGCCCGCATGAGCGGTGAAGTCATCGAAGAAGTTGACGCCAAATCCCTGTTCGACACCATCGCAAAAGCTGCCTGGGAATGCGCCGACCCCGGACTGCAATACGACACCACCATCAACCACTGGCACACCACCCCCGAATCTGGCCGCATCACTGCCTCAAACCCCTGCTCGGAGTACATGTCGCTAGACAACAGCTCCTGCAACCTGGCCTCACTGAACCTGCTGAAATTCCTCCGCGAGGACAACACCTTCGATGTAGAGAAATTCACTCACATCGTCGAACTCGTATTCACCGCGATGGACATCTCCATCTGCTTCGCAGACTTTCCCACCTTGGCTATCGCTGAAACCACACGCGACTTCCGTCAACTAGGCATCGGATACGCCAACCTCGGCGCACTCCTGATGGCCACCGGCCACGGATACGACTCCGATGGCGGAAGGGCACTCGCCGCTGCCATCACATCCCTGATGACGGGAACTGCTTACCGCCGCTCCGCCGAGCTAGCTGGCATCGTCGGTCCGTACAATGGCTACGCCCGCAACGCTGAGTCTCACCAACGCGTCATGCAGATGCACCGAGACGCCAGTTTCACTCTGCGCACCTTCGAGCCGATGGCACAAAGCATCCATACCGCCGCGAATCAAGCATGGGAGGACGTAGTGCGTATCGGCGGCGAATATGGTTACCGCAACGCACAAGCCTCAGTGCTGGCTCCCACCGGCACAATCGGTTTCATGATGGATTGCGACACCACCGGCATCGAACCAGACTTCTCACTGGTCAAATTCAAAAAACTTGTCGGTGGCGGATCAATGCAGATCGTCAACCACACTGTTCCCCGCGCCCTGCGCAGCCTGGGATACCAAGACGAGCAAGTAGAAGCCATCGTTGAATACATCGCCGAACACGGGCACGTGATCGACGCCCCCGGACTGAAACGAGAACACTACGAAGTGTTCGATTGCGCCATGGGGGCACGGGCAATCGCACCCATGGGCCACGTGCGCATGATGGCCGCGACGCAGCCTTTCCTGTCCGGAGCGATCAGCAAAACCGTGAACCTGCCCGAAAGTGCAACGATCCAAGACATCGCTGATGTGTACATGGCTGGCTGGGAACTTGGCCTCAAAGCCCTGGCTGTCTACCGCGATAACTGCAAAGTTGGCCAGCCACTGTCTGATGGTGGAGCGAAAAAAACCTCCACCACCACCGACCCTCAACCGCCTGCTGAACAGTCCGCGCCAGAAAAGATCGTGGAGTACCGGGCCAAACGCACCCGCCTGCCCAGGCGACGTCCCTCAACGACAACATCATTCGCGGTAGGGGGAGCCGAGGGATACCTGACAGCCTCTGCCTACGCAGACGGGCGGCCAGGAGAGGTGTTCCTCAAATTCGGTAAGCAAGGATCAACCTTGGCCGGAGTGATGGATGCTTTCTCAATCGCAGTCTCGATTGGGCTGCAGTACGGCGTTCCGTTGGAAACATTCGTGGAAAAGTTCTCCAACCTGCGCTTTGAACCAGCAGGCATGACAGACGACCCCGATATTCGCATGGCCCAATCGATCATGGACTATGTCGCGCGGCGCCTGGCACTGGACTACCTGGACTTCGACACTCGCTCGGCATACGGCATCTACTCCGCCGAAGAACGTGCCCGCCACCTAGAAACAGGCTCATACCTTGCCGAAAACAGCGACGAAGCCCAAGAAAGCGAACTCGAAAACTATTCACAGACACCGGTCTGGGGAGCTAAAGAACAACACCGCAACACCGCGCCGGTGCGCTCCTCAGCAGACCTAATGGAGTTACTTCAAGGCAAAATCGCTGACGCGCCCATGTGCATGACCTGCGGCACCAAGATGCGCCCAGCGGGCAGCTGCTACGCCTGCGAAGGATGCGGATCCACCAGCGGTTGCAGCTAA
- a CDS encoding sugar transferase, translating into MSIHERESVPVQHRTDVEVLGHEQGNDSLSAGDAVRGAARGAWSRMYLHRIVVLDVISAVLGLFLALKIGPTRDEIAGGYILASAPIPLVWVGILALCHAYERRYLGVPDEEYRTVGRAVVGMLGLLAVAGMFTKGQWSRAYIITLLVSLFVLALVNRRIMRWWLHKNRRNGRLMQRTVVVGRADAAAELIRQIKRSPDQGFDVVAVCTSGMDSSWNATSAIEGVPVFGNPSEATSAVDLFDAEVVAVTSHPELAGKSLRRLTWALEERNVELVVSTGLLDVAGPRLSIRQSSDMSLLHIERPAATRQSEILKSIMDRSIAAALIVIFSPLLIGVAVAIKVISPEGPVIFRQQRVGQRGELFTIYKFRSMVPDAEKRLADLLKYNEGNEVQFKMKKDPRIIPGIGSFIRKYSVDELPQLFNVLFGTMSLVGPRPQSQAEVEQYEPDAMRRLHVKPGMTGLWQVSGRSDLDWEQSIRLDLKYVDNWSPIVDLKILVRTFKAVFASSGAY; encoded by the coding sequence TTGTCGATTCACGAACGTGAGTCTGTGCCTGTGCAACACCGCACTGATGTGGAAGTTCTGGGGCATGAGCAGGGCAATGATTCGTTATCTGCTGGTGACGCTGTCCGCGGCGCTGCGCGTGGCGCGTGGTCACGCATGTACCTGCATCGGATTGTTGTGCTGGATGTGATTTCGGCAGTGCTGGGTCTTTTTTTGGCACTGAAAATTGGGCCTACTCGGGATGAGATCGCCGGTGGGTACATTCTGGCTAGTGCCCCTATCCCGTTGGTGTGGGTGGGGATTCTTGCTTTGTGCCACGCTTATGAGCGCCGTTATCTGGGCGTGCCCGATGAGGAGTATCGGACGGTGGGGCGTGCGGTGGTTGGCATGCTGGGTTTGCTGGCTGTGGCAGGAATGTTCACTAAGGGGCAGTGGTCTCGGGCGTACATCATCACGCTATTGGTGTCGTTGTTTGTACTGGCGTTAGTTAACCGCCGGATTATGCGTTGGTGGTTGCACAAGAACCGCCGCAATGGTCGTTTGATGCAGCGGACTGTGGTTGTTGGTCGTGCTGATGCTGCAGCCGAGTTGATTCGGCAGATTAAGCGCTCTCCCGACCAGGGTTTCGATGTGGTTGCGGTGTGCACTTCTGGGATGGATTCGTCGTGGAATGCCACCTCCGCGATTGAGGGGGTTCCGGTTTTCGGTAACCCGTCGGAGGCCACTTCAGCTGTGGATTTGTTTGATGCCGAGGTTGTGGCGGTGACGTCGCATCCGGAGTTGGCGGGTAAGTCTTTGCGCCGTCTGACCTGGGCGTTGGAGGAGCGCAATGTGGAGCTGGTGGTTTCTACCGGGCTTCTTGATGTAGCCGGACCGCGTTTGTCGATCCGCCAGTCTTCGGACATGTCGCTGCTGCATATTGAGCGTCCCGCGGCGACACGGCAGTCAGAGATTTTGAAGAGCATCATGGACCGCTCTATCGCGGCGGCGTTGATTGTTATTTTCTCTCCGTTGCTTATAGGTGTTGCTGTCGCGATTAAGGTGATTTCACCGGAGGGGCCGGTGATTTTCCGTCAGCAGCGTGTGGGGCAGCGTGGTGAGCTGTTCACGATTTACAAGTTCCGTTCGATGGTCCCTGATGCGGAAAAACGTCTTGCTGATTTGTTGAAGTACAACGAGGGCAACGAAGTCCAGTTCAAGATGAAGAAGGATCCGCGGATTATTCCGGGTATCGGTAGCTTCATTCGTAAGTACTCGGTGGATGAGTTGCCGCAGTTGTTCAATGTGTTGTTCGGGACGATGTCGTTGGTGGGGCCACGCCCGCAAAGCCAGGCCGAAGTTGAGCAGTATGAGCCCGATGCGATGCGTCGTCTACACGTCAAGCCCGGTATGACGGGGTTGTGGCAAGTCAGTGGCCGCAGCGACCTTGATTGGGAGCAGTCGATTCGTCTGGATTTGAAGTACGTGGACAACTGGTCCCCGATTGTGGACTTGAAAATTCTGGTTCGTACTTTCAAGGCAGTGTTTGCCAGCTCTGGGGCGTACTAA